TTGCCCTTGACCGGGATCAGCGAGCCGTTGTGGGCGACGCAGTTCTCGGTGTCCGCCTGGTGGCGGGGGATCTTGAAGTAGCTGCGGAAGACGAGCTTGCGCTTGTCGCCCTTGCCGACGATGTCGTAGATGCCGTCGGCACCACGGTCCGGGCCGGTCTCGGCGTTGCAGGTGGCCGCGCCGCCGCCGCCCAACTCGTCGGTGTAGACGACCTTGTTCGCCTTCTGGTTGAAGGTCGCCGAGTGCCAGAACGCGAAGTTGACGTTGTCCTGCACGCGGTCGATGACCTTCGGGCGTTCCGGGTCCTTGATGGAGAACAGGATGCCGTCGCCCATGCAGGCGCCCGCGGCCAGGTCCTTCGACGGCAGCACGGTGATGTCGTGGCAGCCGGTGGTCTTGGAGACGCCCGGGTTGGTGGGTCCGCCCGGGTTGCCGCCGCCGTCCGGCCCCTCACCGGGGAACAGCACGGGGAAGCCCACGACCTTCGCCCTCTCGGGCGCGCCGCGCGGCACCTTGATGACGGAGATGCCGTCGTGCGGCGGCCGGCAGTCGGGGTAGGCGGCGTTCGGCGAGTACGAGGAGACGTACACGTACACGTTGCGGCGCTCGGGCACCAGCGTGTGGGTGTGCGAGCCGCAGGCGGTCTCGACGGCGGCGACGTACCTCGGGTTGCGCTTGTCGCTGATGTCGAAGACCTTCATGCCCTCCCACGAGGACTTCTCGGTCGCCGGCTGGGTGGTGCTGGAGCAACTGCTG
This is a stretch of genomic DNA from Streptomyces hawaiiensis. It encodes these proteins:
- a CDS encoding LVIVD repeat-containing protein — its product is MILLNDRRTRRRRLGVVAAAGGLLAALLTAAPAGATPDPGDAPPAPKKVSKSAQAEVREAIQSGEIPGQDEIVHSDNIKHLAHVPKDVLQGTNSDLAFQGRYAFAGNYDGFRIFDISNPKVPKTVAQVLCPGSQNDISVSGNLLFLSTDSSRSDSSCSSTTQPATEKSSWEGMKVFDISDKRNPRYVAAVETACGSHTHTLVPERRNVYVYVSSYSPNAAYPDCRPPHDGISVIKVPRGAPERAKVVGFPVLFPGEGPDGGGNPGGPTNPGVSKTTGCHDITVLPSKDLAAGACMGDGILFSIKDPERPKVIDRVQDNVNFAFWHSATFNQKANKVVYTDELGGGGAATCNAETGPDRGADGIYDIVGKGDKRKLVFRSYFKIPRHQADTENCVAHNGSLIPVKGKDIMVQAWYQGGVSVWDFTDSAKPKEIAYFDRGPLTTDTIKSGGSWSAYYYNGYIYSNEYARGFDVLKIDDRRTDPARRVHQRELNVQTQPDYFD